A single Salmo trutta chromosome 14, fSalTru1.1, whole genome shotgun sequence DNA region contains:
- the LOC115208349 gene encoding stathmin-3 has translation MASTVSAYSDKIKEMSMLSLICSCFHSQPHPNSLYQYGDMEVKSLNKRASGQAFEVILKAPADLSPDRPQPLFSPPKKDLSLEELQKRLEAAEERRKSQEALLLKQLAEKREHEREVLHKALEENNNFSKMAEEKLNYKMEVNKENREAHLNALKQRLREKEIHADEVRRNKELQADLSG, from the exons CCTACTCGGACAAGATCAAAGAGATGTCCATGCTGTCTCTGATCTGCTCCTGCTTCCACTCACAACCACATCCCAACAGCCTCTACCAATATGGAG ACATGGAGGTGAAGTCCCTAAACAAGCGGGCATCCGGCCAGGCCTTCGAGGTCATCCTGAAGGCCCCCGCTGACCTCTCTCCTGACAGGCCCCAGCCGCTGTTCTCTCCCCCCAAGAAGGACCTCTCCCTGGAGGAGCTCCAGAAGAGGCTAGAGGctgcggaggagaggaggaag tctCAGGAGGCCCTGCTCCTGAAGCAGCTGGCTGAGAAGCGGGAGCATGAGCGAGAGGTGCTCCACAAGGCCCTGGAGGAGAACAACAACTTCAGCAAGATGGCAGAGGAGAAACTCAACTACAAGATGGAGGTCAACAAAGAGAACCGCGAGGCCCACCTGAATGCGCTAAAGCAGCGGCTCCGTGAGAAG GAAATCCATGCCGATGAGGTCCGCAGAAACAAGGAACTCCAAGCTGATCTCTCTGGTTGA